GCGGCTTTTGAGGGGGAGCGCAGTTGAATTTACCAGCAGCATGTTTTCATTATGCATGAGCCCTGCTGCAGTCAAGCGCGATAACCTGGGTGAAAATCAGACCGCTTTTTTGAGGTCTTTGACGGCTTGCAGCACGTCGTCCACGTGGCCGGGTACCTTCAGGCCGCGCCACTCGTTTTTCAGGATGCCGTCGGCACCGATGAGAAAGGTACTGCGCTCGATGCCTTTGACCTTTTTGCCGTACATGATCTTGTTTTTGACCACGCCGAACATGTGGCACATTTTTTCTTCCGTGTCGGCGATGAGTTCAAACGGCAGCTCGAGCTTGGTCTTGAACTCATCGTGCGACTTCATGTTGTCGCGCGACACGCCGAATACGGTAGCGCCAGCCTTGACGAATTCCTTGTGCTTGTCGCGGAACTGCATGGCTTCGGTGGTACAACCGGGCGTGTTGTCCTTGGGGTAAAAATACAGAACCACCACCTTGCCGAGGTGGGTGGTGTTGGAAACCTTGATGCCACCGGTGGCGTTGGCTTCAAATTCAGAGATAAGTTTATTGACAACGATCGCCATAGTGCTTGGGGTCTCTTGTGACTGGGTGTGGTCGTCGAAAGGTTGAAGTGGCTGGTGCGAAAGGCCGGGGAAACGGTGCTAGCATGCTAGTGTTGTCACCGTGGCTTGACCGCTGGCTGCTTCAAACTGCAACCCTCGATTTTACTCGGAAACCGAGCGGCTCACGCACAGGCTCAGGCGGCAGTCTCCAGTAACAGGGCTGCGACCACGTGGCGACCCTCCTGGGCCAGGATGTTGTAAGTGCGGCAGGCCGCTTGCGTGTCCATGGTCTCAATGCCGATGCGCTGTCCCATCAGGGCCTTGAGCCACACCGGCTTTGGAAAACGGATCCGGCTACCACTGCCAAAAATCACCAGTTCCGGGGCCATCGCGGCCAACTGGGCAAAGTGTTCGGGGGTCAGGTCTTCGAAACGGCTGCAGTTCCACGCCAGCCGCTCGCCGCGCGAGCCCACCACTACGCTGTGCACGACCTTGTCGGTGTTGATGCCGACCCAGCCCGGTCCGTAGCCGGTAATGGATTGCACGTCGAATTTATCGGGTTGGAGCTTCATGGAACGGCTTTGCAAATGTGGTCCAATTATAGGTTTCCATTCTTATAGACAGCCTGCATGCGGCGGCTTGTACCTATGCCTGCCAGGGACACCATGAAGACCATCCAAAAATCCACCAAGCTGGCCAGTGTGTGCTACGACATCCGCGGCCCCATCATGGACGCAGCGCGCCAGATGGAGGAAGAGGGCCTGAAAATCATCAAGCTCAACATCGGCAACTTGGCGGTGTTCGGCTTCGATTCGCCCGAAGAAATCCAGCAGGACATGATCCGCAACCTGCCCAACTCGGCCGGATATTCGGACAGCAAGGGCATCTTTGGCGCGCGCAAAGCGGTCATGCATTACACGCAGCAACAAGGTGTAAAAAGCGTCACTTTAGATGACATCTATCTGGGCAACGGTGCCAGCGAGCTCATTGTCATGGCCACCAACGCCCTCTTGAACGACGGCGACGAGCTACTTTTGCCTGCGCCTGACTACCCGCTGTGGACTGCCGCGGTGAGCCTGTCGGGCGGCACGCCAGTGCATTACATCTGCGACGAAGCCAATGGCTGGATGCCCGATCTGGACGATATCCGTTCCCGCATCACGCCGCGCACCAAGGGCATTGTGGTCATCAACCCCAACAACCCCACCGGTGCGCTGTACTCCGATGCGCTGCTCAAGGGCATCGTGGCCCTGGCGCGGGAGTTTGGCCTGGTGATTTTTGCCGACGAGGTCTACGACAAGGTGCTGTACGACGGCGCCAAGCACACCGCCATGGCTTCGCTGAGCGACGACGTGCTGACCCTGACCTTCAACTCCTTGAGCAAAAGCTACCGCTCTTGCGGCTACCGCGCGGGCTGGATGGTGGTGTCGGGCGACAAGAAGCCTGCGCGCGACTACATCGAGGGCCTGAACATGCTCTCCAACATGCGGCTGTGCGCCAACGTGCCCGGCCAGTGGGCGATCCAGACGGCGCTGGGCGGCTACCAGAGCATCAACGACCTGGTGGGCGAGGGCGGCCGCCTGCGCCGCCAGCGCGACCTGGCCTACGAGCTGATCACCGCCATCCCCGGCGTGAGCTGCGTCAAGCCCACCGCGGCGCTGTACATGTTCCCCAAGCTGGACCGGACCATGTACCCGATCGAGGACGACCAGCAGTTCATCCTGGAGCTGCTGCAGGAAACCCATGTCATGCTGGTGCAGGGCACGGGCTTCAACTGGCCCACGCCAGACCATTTCCGCATCGTATTTTTGCCCCACGAAGACGACCTGCGCGAAGCCATCCACCGCGTCGCCAAATTCCTGGAACACTATCGTAAACGTAGCGCCTGACGTAGGTTAGATAAGCGCTAGAGCCATTTTTTATAGACATTGATATGAAACCCATCCAAGTAGGCATCCTCGGCATCGGCACCGTCGGCAGCGGCGTGTTCAACGTACTGCAACGCAACCAGGAAGAAATCAAGCGCCGCGCCGGGCGTGGCATTGAAGTCACCATGGTCTCGCGCCGCAATACCGCTGAAGCCCAGGCTTTGGTGGGCGACCGGGCCCAGGTGGTGGCCGACGCCCGCGCCATTGTGCAAAACCCGGCCATCGACATCGTGGTCGAGCTCATCGGCGGCACCACCCTGGCCAAGGAGCTGGTGCTGGAAGCCATTGCCCAAGGCAAGCACGTGGTCACCGCCAACAAGGCGTTGCTGGCCGTGCACGGCACCGAAATCTTCGCCGCCGCCCACGCCAAAGGCGTCATGGTGGCTTTTGAAGCTGCCGTGGCCGGGGGTATCCCCATCATCAAGGCGCTGCGCGAAGGCCTCACCGCCAACAGCATCCAGTGGGTGGCAGGCATCATCAACGGCACCACCAACTTCATCCTCAGTGAAATGCGCGACAAGGGCCTGGACTTTGGCGTGGTGCTCAAGGAAGCCCAGCGCCTGGGCTACGCCGAGGCCGATCCCACCTTCGACATCGAAGGCGTGGATGCGGCCCACAAGCTCACGCTGATGTCGGCCATTGCCTTCGGCATCCCGGTGCAGTTCGACAAGGCCTACATCGAAGGCATCACCCAGCTCGGCGCGCAAGACATCAAATACGCCGAACAGCTGGGCTACCGCATCAAATTGCTGGGCATCACCAAGCGCACCGCGAACGGCGTGGAACTGCGCGTGCACCCCAGCCTGGTCCCCGCCAAGCGCCTGATCGCCAATGTCGAAGGTGCCATGAACGCGGTGATGGTGCAAGGCGATGCCGTCGGCACCACGCTGTACTACGGCAAGGGCGCGGGTAGCGAGCCCACCGCCAGCGCGGTGATCGCCGACCTGGTGGACATTGCCCGCCTGCACACCGCCGAGCCCGCCCACCGGGTGCCGTACCTGGCCTTCCAGCACCATTCCATGAGCGACCTGCCGGTGCTGTCCATGGGCGAAGTCGTCACCAGCTACTACCTGCGCCTGCGCGTGGCCGACCAGGCTGGCGTGCTGGCCACCGTGACCGGCCTGCTGGCGGCGGCCGACATCAGCATCGATGCGGTGCTGCAGCGCGAAGCCGACGAAGTGGGCGGCGAGGGCGCCACCCAGACCGACGTGATCATCCTGACCCACGACTGCGTCGAGTCCCGCATGAACGCCGCCCTGGCGCAGATGCAGGCCCTGCCCACCGTGCTGGCCCCGATCACGCGCATTCGTAAAGAAGAGTTAGCCTGATGTAAAGCGGTCGTCCTGGCCACGGCATGGGCCGTTGAAGTCCACAAGCGCTGCGGCGCTGTGGTCCTCTCAACTGCAAGCTTCTTTAAAGGAATCCCCATGAAATCCAATCTCCGTGCCCTCGCGATCGCCCTTGGAATGTGCTTCGCCGGTGTGGGCTTTGCTGCCACCTCCGTGCCTGCTGCCACCGCTTCGGCTGCTACTGCTGCCGCTCCCGCTGCGGCTCCTGCAGCGCCTGCCGTGGTCGCTCCGGCGTCGACACCCGCTGCCAAGCCCGCGGTAGCAGCCCCCGCCGCCAAGAAGGCCACCACCGCCATGCCCACCGTGGCCGCCGCGGGTGGTGGCGACGGCAAGGTCTGGGTGAATGACAAATCCAAGACCTACCACTGCGAAGGCACCAAGTTCTACGGCAAGACCAAGACCGGCGAATACATGGCCGAAGCCGATGCCAAGGCCAAGGGCAACCACCCCGTCGGTGGCAAGGCCTGCACAAAGTAAGCCTTCCTCGGCTTCCCAAAAAACCCAGCCCGGCTGGGTTTTTTTGCGTCTGCGGCAGGGGGGTCCTGCATTGCTAAAATTTGCACACACATCTGGCGCGCAAGCACCCTGCGTTGCGGCACATTGACTGCGAGACACCCCCCATGCACTACCTCTCCACCCGTGGCGACGCCACGCCGCGCCAATTCTGCGAAATCCTGCTCGAAGGCCTGGCCCCCGATGGCGGCCTGTACCTGCCCACGCATTACCCCCAGGTGGATGCCGCCACGCTGACCCGCTGGCGCACGGTCTACCACCAGCAGGGCTACGCCGAGCTGGCGTTTGAGATCCTGTCGCTCTACATCGACGACATTCCCGCTACCGACCTGCGCGCCCTGTGCGCCAAGACCTACACCGAGGAGGTGTTTGGCACCGGCGAGATCGTGCCGCTGCGGCATCTGGAAAACGGCGTGCTGCTGGAGGGCCTGTCCAATGGCCCCACGCTGGCCTTCAAGGACATGGCCATGCAGCTGCTGGGCAACCTGTTCGAGTACGAGCTGGCCCGGCGCGGCGAAGAGCTCAACATCCTGGGCGCCACCAGCGGCGACACCGGCAGCGCGGCCGAATACGCCATGCGCGGCAAAAAAGGCGTGCGCGTATTCATGACCTCGCCGCAGGGCCGCATGAGCCCGTTCCAGCAGGCGCAGATGTTCAGCCTGATGGACGAGAACATCATTAACATCGCCATCGAAGGCGTGTTCGACGACTGCCAGGACATCGTCAAGGCAGTCTCCAACGACCTGGATTTCAAGCGCAAGTACAAGATCGGCACCGTCAACAGCATCAACTGGGCGCGCTTGCTGGCGCAAGTCGTTTATTACTTCGCCGGGTACATCCAGGCGACGCAGACCAACGACCAGAAGGTCAGCTTCGCCGTCCCCTCGGGCAACTTCGGCAACGTCTGCGCGGGCCATGTGGCGCGCATGATGGGCCTGCCCATCGCCACCCTGGTGGTGGCCACCAACGAGAACGACGTGCTCGACGAATTCTTCCGCACCGGCATTTACCGCGTGCGCGGCAGTGCCGACACGCACGAGACCTCCAGCCCGTCGATGGACATCTCCAAGGCCTCCAACTTCGAGCGCTTTGTGTTCGACCTGGTGGGCCGCGACGGCGCGCGCACCAAAGACCTGTTCAGCACCCAACTGGCGGCCCAGGGCTACTTCGACCTGAGCGCCGACCCGGCATTCCCGCAGGCCGCCAGCCGCTACGGCTTTGCCAGCGGCAAGAGCACCCACGCCGACCGCCTGGCCACCATCCGCGACACGGATGCCCGCTTTGGCATGGTCATCGACACCCATACCGCCGACGGCCTGAAGGTCGCCCGCGAGCACCTGCAGGCCGGTGTGCCCATGGTGGTGCTGGAGACGGCGCTGCCCATCAAGTTTGCTGCCACCGTCAACGAAGCCCTGGGCCGTGAGCCCGACCGGCCGCCGCAGTTCCTGGGCATCGAAGCCCTGCCCAAGCGCGTGCTGAACCTGCCTGCCGACGTGGTCCAGGTCAAAGCCCTGATCGAGAAGACCTGTGGCTAAAACAGCCATCCATGCTTATCCGATGGGCGTAAGCAGCTATCAAAAATGTAGTTTTCACCGGCTGCAGCCATGAAAGCCGTGGTCTTCGCCGGGTTCTCCGGCTCGGGCAAAACCACCCTGCTGGAGCAGCTCATCCCGCTGCTCAAACAGCAGGGCCTGCGCGTTTCGGTGGCCAAGCATGCGCACCACCGCTTCGACATCGACCAGCCCGGCAAAGACAGCTGGCGGCACCGCCAGGCGGGCGCGTTCGAGGTGGTGATTGCCTCCGACCTGCGCCTGGCCCTGGTGCGTGAATTTGAGCAGCCCGAGCGCCTGTCGGTCCACGCGTTGATCGCCGAGCTGGACCCCCGCGTGGACTGGGTGCTGGTGGAAGGCTTCAAAACTAGCGACCTGCCCAAGATCGAGGTCTGGCGCGCCGCCTCCGACCAGCCGGTGCAGTACCCCGAGGATGCCCGCATCGTCGCCATTGCCACCGACTCCCCGCTGCCCAGCCCCTCCGCGCTGCCGTTGCTGGACATCAACCATCCCGCCGCCGTGGTGGCCTGGTTGCTGCAACATGCGGAAATCTTCGAATACCAGGCCCCGCCATGACACCCCG
This sequence is a window from Rhodoferax sp. WC2427. Protein-coding genes within it:
- a CDS encoding peroxiredoxin, translating into MAIVVNKLISEFEANATGGIKVSNTTHLGKVVVLYFYPKDNTPGCTTEAMQFRDKHKEFVKAGATVFGVSRDNMKSHDEFKTKLELPFELIADTEEKMCHMFGVVKNKIMYGKKVKGIERSTFLIGADGILKNEWRGLKVPGHVDDVLQAVKDLKKAV
- a CDS encoding Mth938-like domain-containing protein yields the protein MKLQPDKFDVQSITGYGPGWVGINTDKVVHSVVVGSRGERLAWNCSRFEDLTPEHFAQLAAMAPELVIFGSGSRIRFPKPVWLKALMGQRIGIETMDTQAACRTYNILAQEGRHVVAALLLETAA
- a CDS encoding pyridoxal phosphate-dependent aminotransferase, with the translated sequence MKTIQKSTKLASVCYDIRGPIMDAARQMEEEGLKIIKLNIGNLAVFGFDSPEEIQQDMIRNLPNSAGYSDSKGIFGARKAVMHYTQQQGVKSVTLDDIYLGNGASELIVMATNALLNDGDELLLPAPDYPLWTAAVSLSGGTPVHYICDEANGWMPDLDDIRSRITPRTKGIVVINPNNPTGALYSDALLKGIVALAREFGLVIFADEVYDKVLYDGAKHTAMASLSDDVLTLTFNSLSKSYRSCGYRAGWMVVSGDKKPARDYIEGLNMLSNMRLCANVPGQWAIQTALGGYQSINDLVGEGGRLRRQRDLAYELITAIPGVSCVKPTAALYMFPKLDRTMYPIEDDQQFILELLQETHVMLVQGTGFNWPTPDHFRIVFLPHEDDLREAIHRVAKFLEHYRKRSA
- a CDS encoding homoserine dehydrogenase, whose product is MKPIQVGILGIGTVGSGVFNVLQRNQEEIKRRAGRGIEVTMVSRRNTAEAQALVGDRAQVVADARAIVQNPAIDIVVELIGGTTLAKELVLEAIAQGKHVVTANKALLAVHGTEIFAAAHAKGVMVAFEAAVAGGIPIIKALREGLTANSIQWVAGIINGTTNFILSEMRDKGLDFGVVLKEAQRLGYAEADPTFDIEGVDAAHKLTLMSAIAFGIPVQFDKAYIEGITQLGAQDIKYAEQLGYRIKLLGITKRTANGVELRVHPSLVPAKRLIANVEGAMNAVMVQGDAVGTTLYYGKGAGSEPTASAVIADLVDIARLHTAEPAHRVPYLAFQHHSMSDLPVLSMGEVVTSYYLRLRVADQAGVLATVTGLLAAADISIDAVLQREADEVGGEGATQTDVIILTHDCVESRMNAALAQMQALPTVLAPITRIRKEELA
- a CDS encoding signal protein; its protein translation is MKSNLRALAIALGMCFAGVGFAATSVPAATASAATAAAPAAAPAAPAVVAPASTPAAKPAVAAPAAKKATTAMPTVAAAGGGDGKVWVNDKSKTYHCEGTKFYGKTKTGEYMAEADAKAKGNHPVGGKACTK
- the thrC gene encoding threonine synthase, whose amino-acid sequence is MHYLSTRGDATPRQFCEILLEGLAPDGGLYLPTHYPQVDAATLTRWRTVYHQQGYAELAFEILSLYIDDIPATDLRALCAKTYTEEVFGTGEIVPLRHLENGVLLEGLSNGPTLAFKDMAMQLLGNLFEYELARRGEELNILGATSGDTGSAAEYAMRGKKGVRVFMTSPQGRMSPFQQAQMFSLMDENIINIAIEGVFDDCQDIVKAVSNDLDFKRKYKIGTVNSINWARLLAQVVYYFAGYIQATQTNDQKVSFAVPSGNFGNVCAGHVARMMGLPIATLVVATNENDVLDEFFRTGIYRVRGSADTHETSSPSMDISKASNFERFVFDLVGRDGARTKDLFSTQLAAQGYFDLSADPAFPQAASRYGFASGKSTHADRLATIRDTDARFGMVIDTHTADGLKVAREHLQAGVPMVVLETALPIKFAATVNEALGREPDRPPQFLGIEALPKRVLNLPADVVQVKALIEKTCG
- the mobB gene encoding molybdopterin-guanine dinucleotide biosynthesis protein B; the encoded protein is MKAVVFAGFSGSGKTTLLEQLIPLLKQQGLRVSVAKHAHHRFDIDQPGKDSWRHRQAGAFEVVIASDLRLALVREFEQPERLSVHALIAELDPRVDWVLVEGFKTSDLPKIEVWRAASDQPVQYPEDARIVAIATDSPLPSPSALPLLDINHPAAVVAWLLQHAEIFEYQAPP